ggctggcaggggctgcgggtcgggagtgaggggcaccggcagagctgggggggcagggctgggctagcagggggctgcaggtcgggagtgaggggcaccggcagagctgggggggcagggctgggctggcagggggctgcgggtcgggagtgaggggcaccggcagagctgggggggcagggctgggctggcagggggctgcgggtcgggagtgaggggcaccggcagagcttcATCATGGCATTCCCCCCTCATTTACAGGCGGAAGATGAGGCTGGAGGGGGGGTCAGAGGCTCTGAAGACCCCGGTAAGtaactcccccaacacacacctgctcccccccagcccaaccccaaaCTGGACTCTTGTCTGGAATCCATccagggaacccaggcgtccagctctgccccccacccccaccccgcccccgggTCTGTCCTTGGCCATGGCAATGAATCGTCTCTGTCTTTCCCAACAGCCGCCTCCTGGACCTCCTTGGGGCAACGTGCCGGCCGGACCCACTCGCCCGCAGCCCATCTTATAGGTGAGTCGCTGGACTTGGGGGACGCTCCCTCCGTTGCTCAATGCCCCTGGGAGGGCCCCTCtccgctgccctctgctggcGGAGGCCAGAAGTGAGCCGCACTGCAGGTGCTGGTTAGAACAGTGGTAGAAACAATGTTTTCCCCATGTCTGTTTTTTCTCAGCCGTTTGCGGCCTGATCCGCCCGCCAGGCGGGTGAACCCTTCAGCCGTTGGTTTGAAACCCACCTCTCCTTTCTCTACCCTCTCCCAACAGGCCACCCCAGCACCTCCGGCGAGCGGCTCCGCTGGCGAAGCGACGTCGACGCCTCCTTCACCCAGGGGGGCTTCCGCCTGGCCAACGACTCGCTGGTGGTGCCGGCCTCGGGGATGTATTTCATCTACTTCCAGGCGTCCTTCCTGGGGGCTGCCTGCCCCGCGGGGGACGAGCCCCTGATCCTGGCCCACCGCGTGTTGCTCTTCTCCGACACCTACCCCCAAGACGTCCCCATCTTGAGCGCCCACAAAACGGCCTGCCCCGGGAGGGCCCCCTGGTACCGGTCCCTCCGCCAGGGGGCAGCCTTTGCCCTGCAGAAGGGGGACCGGCTGTCCACGCAGA
The window above is part of the Natator depressus isolate rNatDep1 chromosome 14, rNatDep2.hap1, whole genome shotgun sequence genome. Proteins encoded here:
- the LTA gene encoding LOW QUALITY PROTEIN: lymphotoxin-alpha (The sequence of the model RefSeq protein was modified relative to this genomic sequence to represent the inferred CDS: deleted 2 bases in 1 codon), coding for MLDGVGSVLRQRIRSWVSGRSPEASFPYKEAEPGSGLATGSSSRLASTTSSPGSALPPAPSASRLSPPPMQPEPERAGPLLLELGPKSRRDLCWHLLRGTCFLLLGALLGTVLYGEPRRPALPPTPTPPGSVLGHGNESSLSFPTAASWTSLGQRAGRTHSPAAHLIGHPSTSGERLRWRSDVDASFTQGGFRLANDSLVVPASGMYFIYFQASFLGAACPAGDEPLILAHRVLLFSDTYPQDVPILSAHKTACPGRAPWYRSLRQGAAFALQKGDRLSTQTEGEAHLLAGQGTLSFGAFAL